From Haloglomus litoreum, the proteins below share one genomic window:
- a CDS encoding ABC transporter ATP-binding protein, whose product MTAIETNDLTKRYGESVLAVDGLDLTVEEGEVFGFLGPNGAGKSTTIDMLLDYVRPTSGTATVLGYDAQAETKAIHRRVGILPDGYGLYDRLSGRKHIEFAIDLKGVDDDPDELLDRVGLEREAAGRRVGGYSKGMTQRLALAIALVGDPDLLVLDEPSSGLDPNGVREVRAIAREHAERGGTVFFSSHILSQVEAVCDRVGILNRGRLVAVDTIAGLRESLGTGSTIALTVDAVPAALSLDGLAGVTTVTVDGRTVRATCEEPEAKIAVIECLQAADAAILDIQTSESSLEDLFAAYTGSDGATTGTPTQGVAR is encoded by the coding sequence ATGACGGCCATCGAGACGAACGACCTGACGAAGCGCTACGGCGAGTCCGTCCTCGCGGTCGACGGCCTGGACCTGACCGTCGAGGAGGGCGAGGTGTTCGGCTTCCTCGGGCCGAACGGCGCCGGCAAGTCGACGACCATCGACATGCTGCTGGACTACGTCCGCCCGACCAGCGGCACCGCGACCGTCCTGGGGTACGACGCCCAGGCGGAGACGAAGGCGATCCACCGCCGGGTCGGCATCCTCCCGGACGGCTACGGCCTCTACGACCGGCTCTCGGGCCGCAAGCACATCGAGTTCGCCATCGACCTGAAGGGGGTCGACGACGACCCGGACGAGCTACTCGACCGCGTGGGGCTCGAACGCGAGGCGGCCGGGCGCCGGGTCGGCGGCTACTCGAAGGGGATGACCCAGCGGCTCGCGCTGGCCATCGCGCTCGTGGGCGACCCGGACCTGCTGGTGCTGGACGAACCCTCCAGCGGCCTCGACCCGAACGGCGTCCGCGAGGTGCGCGCCATCGCCCGCGAGCACGCCGAGCGCGGCGGGACGGTCTTCTTCTCCAGTCACATCCTCAGCCAGGTCGAGGCGGTCTGTGACCGCGTCGGCATCCTCAACCGCGGGCGGCTCGTCGCCGTCGACACCATCGCCGGCCTCCGCGAGTCGCTCGGCACCGGCTCGACCATCGCGCTCACGGTCGACGCGGTGCCCGCGGCGCTCTCGCTGGACGGCCTCGCGGGTGTCACGACCGTCACCGTCGACGGACGGACGGTGCGGGCGACCTGCGAGGAACCGGAGGCGAAGATCGCGGTCATCGAGTGCCTGCAGGCCGCCGACGCCGCCATCCTCGACATCCAGACCAGCGAGTCCTCGCTGGAGGACCTGTTCGCGGCCTACACCGGGAGCGACGGCGCGACGACCGGGACGCCCACACAGGGGGTGGCCCGATGA
- the rpl18a gene encoding 50S ribosomal protein L18Ae, with protein MSEYTVSGRFQARDGWQEFETNVEAPNEDVARERTYANVGSRHGKRRTQVELEEVRAA; from the coding sequence ATGAGCGAGTACACGGTCAGCGGGCGCTTCCAGGCCCGCGACGGCTGGCAGGAGTTCGAGACGAACGTGGAGGCACCCAACGAGGACGTCGCCCGCGAGCGGACGTACGCCAACGTCGGCTCCCGGCACGGCAAGAGGCGCACGCAGGTCGAGCTCGAGGAGGTGCGTGCCGCATGA
- a CDS encoding helix-turn-helix domain-containing protein, whose protein sequence is MRAITVTVTPPEGAPPNRLFEDGTDVYPERVHNFNVLDDGSIVLLGRIRGDLDRIRAILEADPDVLGFSISGEDERGGLVYVHSRPPPAVAAFLGLPHEHEVFFDFPVEATPDGRYRVDVVGETNEVLQAALADVHEGIEFSVERIGPYLEERGDLAALLTERQCEVLAAARDLGYYRVPREATHRDIADRLDIATGTVAEHLQKIEARIIGALDA, encoded by the coding sequence ATGCGAGCGATAACCGTCACCGTCACGCCGCCGGAGGGAGCCCCGCCGAACCGACTGTTCGAGGACGGGACGGACGTCTACCCCGAGCGCGTCCACAACTTCAACGTCCTCGATGACGGGAGCATCGTCCTGCTCGGCCGCATCCGGGGGGACCTCGACCGGATCCGGGCCATCCTGGAGGCAGACCCCGACGTTCTCGGGTTCAGCATCTCCGGCGAGGACGAGCGGGGCGGCCTCGTCTACGTCCACAGCCGCCCGCCGCCGGCCGTCGCGGCGTTCCTCGGCCTCCCGCACGAGCACGAGGTGTTCTTCGACTTCCCCGTCGAGGCGACGCCCGACGGCCGCTACCGGGTCGACGTGGTCGGCGAGACCAACGAGGTGCTGCAGGCGGCACTGGCGGACGTGCACGAGGGCATCGAGTTCAGTGTCGAGCGCATCGGCCCGTATCTGGAGGAGCGCGGCGACCTCGCCGCGCTCCTGACCGAGCGCCAGTGCGAGGTCCTCGCCGCCGCCCGCGACCTGGGCTACTACCGGGTCCCCCGGGAGGCGACCCACCGGGACATCGCCGACCGACTGGACATCGCGACCGGAACCGTCGCCGAACACCTGCAGAAGATCGAGGCGCGCATCATCGGCGCGCTCGATGCCTGA
- a CDS encoding SCP2 sterol-binding domain-containing protein → MTLFPTEQWLAEYGRLLDESDALDDVSVGWGVGFDGDIRLVIDDVPLAETTLDELPPRVLADLPEHVRAGVGEVTLADAPDRFDEHVRPSLPDVVQDLLRQIEENVHDGAIHAHVGLREGSVTAVETLTDPDARDAGFVIHGSLTTWQGILDGRPAVSALMTGDLTVQGNQVRLLRYSSMLGLLGEVAADVGTTHLFAEPGPSVTRDVVDAATRPGVAVQRTAERQVTRTLRDLSLL, encoded by the coding sequence ATGACACTCTTCCCCACCGAACAGTGGCTGGCCGAGTACGGCCGCCTCCTCGACGAGAGCGACGCACTCGACGACGTCTCGGTCGGCTGGGGCGTCGGCTTCGACGGCGACATCCGGCTGGTCATCGACGACGTGCCGCTGGCGGAGACGACGCTCGACGAACTACCGCCCCGGGTCCTCGCGGACCTCCCCGAGCACGTCCGGGCGGGCGTGGGGGAGGTCACGCTCGCCGACGCGCCCGACCGCTTCGACGAGCACGTCCGCCCGTCGCTCCCCGACGTCGTCCAGGACCTGCTCCGGCAGATCGAGGAGAACGTCCACGACGGCGCCATCCACGCGCACGTCGGCCTGCGCGAGGGCAGCGTCACCGCGGTCGAGACCCTGACGGACCCGGACGCCCGCGACGCCGGCTTCGTCATCCACGGCTCGCTCACGACCTGGCAGGGCATCCTCGACGGCCGCCCGGCGGTCTCGGCGCTCATGACGGGCGACCTGACCGTGCAGGGGAACCAGGTCCGGTTGCTGCGGTATTCCTCGATGCTCGGCCTCCTCGGCGAGGTGGCGGCCGACGTCGGGACCACGCACCTGTTCGCCGAGCCGGGACCGTCGGTCACGCGGGATGTCGTCGACGCCGCCACGCGGCCGGGCGTCGCGGTCCAGCGGACGGCAGAGCGGCAGGTGACGCGGACGCTCCGCGACCTCTCGTTACTGTAG
- a CDS encoding ABC transporter permease subunit, which translates to MTWAVVARKEFTDAFRARILWGIVAIIGILTGVITLATRFIPGVEPNPLTGLGAAAQFAAMLVPIMSLVAAYLAIAGERESGSVKVLLGLPPSRGEVLLGKFLGRGGVVGLGLVLGFAVAGVGTALAYGTLPLAAFAAITLLTVALGVTFVGIAVGISAATATRARAMTVSIGVYLVLVLLWDILPQGLHFLVYGTIPSGAVPGWFLGLQALSPPGAYNALVMTALAAGDPTVPGLAARVGGSLPLYLEPWALLGLLAAWTLVPLALGYRRFERADL; encoded by the coding sequence ATGACCTGGGCCGTCGTCGCGCGCAAGGAGTTCACCGATGCCTTCCGGGCACGCATCCTCTGGGGCATCGTCGCCATCATCGGCATCCTGACCGGTGTCATCACGCTGGCGACACGGTTCATCCCGGGCGTCGAGCCGAACCCGCTGACGGGCCTCGGGGCGGCGGCCCAGTTCGCCGCGATGCTCGTTCCCATCATGTCGCTCGTCGCCGCGTACCTCGCCATCGCCGGCGAGCGCGAGTCGGGGAGCGTGAAGGTGCTGCTCGGCCTGCCGCCGTCGCGGGGCGAGGTGCTGCTGGGCAAGTTCCTCGGCCGCGGCGGCGTGGTCGGGCTCGGACTGGTGCTCGGCTTCGCCGTCGCCGGCGTCGGGACGGCGCTGGCCTACGGAACGCTTCCGCTCGCGGCGTTCGCCGCCATCACCCTGCTGACGGTCGCGCTCGGCGTGACCTTCGTCGGCATCGCCGTCGGCATCTCCGCCGCCACGGCGACCCGCGCCCGCGCCATGACCGTCTCCATCGGCGTCTACCTCGTGCTCGTCCTCCTGTGGGATATCCTCCCGCAGGGGCTGCACTTCCTCGTCTACGGAACGATCCCGAGTGGCGCGGTCCCCGGCTGGTTCCTCGGCCTGCAGGCGCTCAGCCCGCCCGGGGCGTACAACGCCCTCGTGATGACGGCGCTGGCTGCCGGCGACCCCACGGTTCCCGGGCTGGCAGCGCGGGTCGGCGGCTCGCTTCCGCTCTACCTGGAGCCCTGGGCCCTGCTGGGCCTGCTCGCGGCCTGGACGCTCGTCCCGCTCGCGCTGGGCTACCGACGGTTCGAGCGGGCCGACCTCTGA
- a CDS encoding GIDE domain-containing protein: MNENAVLVLYAAFATIALLFVLGALATPTDHDWLRSRTGVPRGVVGAIVVGLLVLVGALGTVGRFPRTEAGLESALPPAMLVAVGLFGLAAGVANARTWVGFHRRGDTPTGDVGPGPVAVTGTVEHDDPPGAPFFGSPAVAWEWSVEAKNRHGTDDDGRRAWSRARTGRGGVPFRLDDGSGPLVVDPAEARLDLSGTTTEERDPDDPPGRAATAADLDMGGERFRFIERRLAPGETVTVLGTAREPVTHDYGDRAGAADDLAAEVGAAAVLTDAADRSFVVSDRSRAGSLRRYRERALLGALVGTGATAFGLHWLLGLFGVGLPA; the protein is encoded by the coding sequence GTGAACGAGAACGCCGTTCTCGTACTGTACGCGGCCTTCGCCACCATCGCGCTCCTCTTCGTTCTCGGTGCTCTGGCGACGCCCACCGACCACGACTGGCTCCGGAGCCGGACCGGGGTCCCTCGGGGGGTCGTGGGGGCCATCGTCGTGGGGCTGCTGGTCCTCGTCGGTGCGCTGGGCACCGTGGGGCGGTTCCCCCGGACGGAGGCCGGACTGGAGTCGGCCCTGCCGCCCGCGATGCTGGTCGCCGTCGGTCTGTTCGGACTCGCGGCCGGCGTCGCCAACGCTCGGACGTGGGTCGGGTTCCACCGGCGGGGCGACACACCCACGGGCGACGTGGGTCCCGGTCCCGTCGCCGTGACGGGCACGGTCGAGCACGACGACCCGCCCGGGGCCCCGTTCTTCGGCAGCCCGGCGGTCGCGTGGGAGTGGTCGGTGGAGGCGAAGAACCGCCACGGGACGGACGACGACGGCCGGCGGGCGTGGAGCCGGGCCCGTACCGGGCGGGGCGGCGTTCCGTTCCGGCTGGACGACGGGAGCGGGCCGCTCGTCGTCGACCCGGCCGAGGCGCGGCTCGATCTCTCCGGGACGACGACCGAGGAGCGCGACCCGGACGACCCGCCCGGGCGCGCCGCCACGGCCGCGGACCTCGACATGGGCGGCGAGCGCTTCCGCTTCATCGAACGCCGGCTCGCGCCCGGCGAGACGGTCACCGTCCTCGGGACCGCCCGCGAGCCCGTCACCCACGACTACGGCGACCGGGCCGGCGCGGCCGACGACCTCGCCGCCGAGGTCGGGGCGGCCGCCGTCCTGACGGACGCCGCCGACCGGTCGTTCGTGGTCAGTGACCGCTCGCGGGCCGGGAGCCTCCGCCGCTACCGGGAGCGCGCGCTCCTCGGTGCCCTCGTCGGCACGGGCGCGACGGCGTTCGGCCTACACTGGCTGCTCGGGCTGTTCGGCGTCGGACTCCCCGCCTGA